The following coding sequences are from one Musa acuminata AAA Group cultivar baxijiao chromosome BXJ1-6, Cavendish_Baxijiao_AAA, whole genome shotgun sequence window:
- the LOC103988462 gene encoding glucuronoxylan 4-O-methyltransferase 1-like, which translates to MRVKLRLLLVLVLLLLLLYVLISWTSISPVPAITSLTSLSDSCTKIPPSLATAIVHYATSNTTPQQTLEEISVTARVLREKSPCNFLVFGLGHDSPMWSALNHGGRTVFLEEDGSWIRTVRGRFPALEAYHMTYRTKVSQAEGLLASGLNSTDCAVWNAKCPLALTELPAVFYEVEWDLIMVDAPTGYQADAPGRMGAIYTAGMAARGRSAGETDVFVHDVDRVLEDKFSTAFLCEGYLREQVGRLRHFTIPSGRTTPAVAFCP; encoded by the coding sequence ATGAGGGTCAAGTTACGTCTCCTCCTCgtgctcgtcctcctcctcctcctcctctacgtACTGATCTCATGGACCTCGATTTCCCCTGTTCCTGCAATCACATCGCTGACCTCGCTGTCAGATTCGTGCACCAAGATCCCACCCTCTCTAGCGACCGCTATCGTGCACTACGCCACCTCCAACACCACCCCGCAGCAGACCCTCGAGGAGATCTCCGTCACCGCCAGAGTGCTACGGGAGAAGTCGCCGTGCAATTTCCTGGTCTTCGGCCTCGGCCACGACAGCCCCATGTGGAGCGCGCTCAACCACGGCGGCCGCACCGTCTTCCTCGAGGAGGACGGCTCGTGGATCCGGACCGTCCGCGGGCGGTTCCCGGCGCTGGAGGCGTACCACATGACGTACCGCACCAAGGTGAGCCAAGCGGAGGGTCTCTTGGCATCGGGGCTGAATTCGACGGACTGCGCGGTCTGGAACGCCAAGTGCCCGCTGGCACTGACGGAGCTGCCGGCCGTGTTCTACGAGGTGGAGTGGGACTTGATCATGGTGGACGCGCCGACCGGTTACCAAGCGGACGCTCCGGGGCGGATGGGGGCGATATACACGGCAGGGATGGCGGCGAGGGGGAGGAGTGCGGGGGAGACCGACGTGTTCGTGCACGATGTGGATAGGGTTCTGGAGGACAAGTTCTCCACGGCCTTCCTCTGTGAAGGATACCTGCGGGAGCAGGTGGGGAGGCTGAGGCACTTCACCATTCCCAGCGGTCGGACTACTCCGGCCGTCGCATTCTGTCCCTGA